Proteins found in one Nostoc sp. NIES-3756 genomic segment:
- a CDS encoding ABC transporter ATP-binding protein has translation MVNNQSSSLPLLAASGLCKSFGGIKAVKEASIEVAQGSITGLIGPNGAGKTTLFNLLSNFIRPDKGRVIFDGEPIQQLQPHQIAQQGLVRTFQVARTLSKLSVLENMLLAAQKQTGENFWQVQLQPQVVAKEEKQLQERAMFLLESVGLAKKAYDYAGGLSGGQRKLLEMGRALMTNPKLILLDEPAAGVNPRLIDDICDRIEAWNREGMTFLIIEHNMDVVMSLCDRVWVLAEGQNLADGTPAEIQTNPKVLEAYLGK, from the coding sequence TTGGTAAATAACCAGTCATCCTCACTTCCGTTGTTAGCTGCTTCAGGGCTGTGTAAAAGTTTTGGCGGAATTAAGGCTGTAAAAGAAGCAAGTATTGAAGTTGCCCAAGGTAGTATTACAGGATTGATTGGCCCGAATGGTGCTGGTAAGACTACTTTGTTTAATCTTTTATCTAACTTCATTCGCCCAGATAAAGGACGGGTGATTTTTGATGGAGAACCCATTCAGCAATTACAACCACACCAAATTGCTCAACAGGGTCTAGTGCGTACTTTTCAGGTAGCTAGAACTCTTTCTAAGCTGTCGGTGTTAGAGAATATGTTACTAGCCGCGCAGAAACAAACAGGGGAAAATTTCTGGCAAGTGCAGTTACAACCCCAGGTAGTAGCTAAAGAAGAGAAGCAATTGCAAGAAAGGGCAATGTTTTTACTGGAATCTGTAGGTTTAGCGAAAAAAGCTTATGATTACGCAGGCGGTTTGTCTGGGGGACAACGTAAGCTGTTAGAAATGGGTAGGGCTTTGATGACTAACCCCAAGTTGATTTTGCTAGATGAACCAGCCGCCGGGGTTAACCCAAGATTAATTGATGATATTTGCGATCGCATCGAAGCCTGGAATCGGGAAGGAATGACCTTTCTGATTATTGAACATAACATGGATGTGGTTATGTCCCTGTGCGATCGCGTTTGGGTACTAGCTGAAGGACAGAATTTAGCTGATGGAACCCCAGCAGAAATTCAAACCAATCCTAAAGTTTTAGAAGCCTACTTGGGTAAATGA
- a CDS encoding tetratricopeptide repeat protein, with protein sequence MNSDHQYPSSVEIPEINRYIQQAYTRFAQGDIEGAIAHFHAAIFLHPQSAELYTARAQFRKKNLGDYHGAIEDYTQAICINPHNAFFYYWRSQTYQELGEQQKAIEDYNAAMNLAPEGTIYYVFDKTSNKP encoded by the coding sequence GTGAATAGCGATCATCAATACCCTAGCTCAGTAGAAATACCAGAGATTAATCGATATATTCAACAGGCTTATACTCGCTTTGCCCAAGGAGATATCGAGGGAGCGATCGCGCATTTTCATGCAGCAATTTTTCTTCATCCCCAGAGTGCAGAACTTTACACCGCCAGAGCGCAGTTTCGCAAGAAAAATTTAGGTGATTATCACGGAGCAATAGAGGATTATACTCAAGCAATTTGTATTAATCCTCACAATGCCTTTTTTTATTATTGGCGTAGTCAAACCTATCAAGAACTGGGTGAGCAGCAAAAAGCAATTGAAGATTACAATGCTGCCATGAATCTAGCGCCAGAAGGTACTATTTATTATGTTTTTGATAAAACTAGCAACAAGCCATAG
- a CDS encoding CHASE2 domain-containing serine/threonine-protein kinase, with protein sequence MLDNFKKILKQPVIISSAIATIFMLGLQKLQVLEPLELRVYDQMLQTRGDGGTDPRLLIVAVTEEDLQKWTWPLPGEVLDRLIGKLEELEPRAIGLDIYRDLPVQPGHEKLLKRLQQSDLIVPVCKHADAKNAGIAPPRGVEPERVGFSDIVEDTDGSIRRNLISVNVAQSEICQSPYSLSWQLSLKYLEVAGIQPQLTAKNELQLRDVVLKPLQSYSGGYENADTQGYQILLNYRSPRQIAQQVTVTDVLSGRVKPDLIKDRIVLIGSTAPSLKDIFNTPYTTGKADDAGRMAGVEIHAQIISQILGAVLNNQRLFWFLPGWGEVLWIGGWSVVGGFLAWRIRHPLGLGLAEGGSLAALFGINYVIFTQAGWFPVISPALSLVVAAGSVLAYSAYQSQQEKEKILQRVQEQKDLIAQLQAYASQNPNRQAQSMTIAPTVYPMGQTIALNTVLKKRYKITDNLGTGGFSNTYIAQDIQRPGSPVCVVKQMRPASQDEQYLSVLRRLFNNEAYILETLGKHPQIPYLLAFFEEDQLFYLVQEFIAGHPLSEELTPGVPRSLADVMSILKEVLQILVFVHSYGVIHRDIKPNNLMRRKADGHIVLIDFGAVKQVQPQMQSEEQENQTIAVGTPAYAPGEQMSGMPRLNSDIYALGIVVIQALTGVNPKVFRRDVNTGVVIIPITSESGEQIWKYWWELADTTEALTKVVDKMVQLDFTQRFQSATEVLNIVESL encoded by the coding sequence ATGTTGGATAATTTTAAGAAAATATTAAAACAGCCAGTAATTATTTCTAGCGCGATCGCCACAATTTTCATGCTAGGACTGCAAAAGCTGCAAGTATTAGAGCCTCTAGAATTAAGAGTTTATGACCAGATGCTCCAGACCCGGGGCGACGGTGGTACAGATCCGCGTCTGTTAATTGTGGCTGTCACTGAAGAAGATTTACAAAAATGGACTTGGCCTCTACCGGGAGAAGTTTTAGACCGACTGATAGGTAAACTAGAAGAATTAGAACCCAGAGCGATCGGTTTAGATATTTATCGTGACTTACCTGTACAACCAGGTCATGAGAAATTACTAAAACGCCTACAACAGAGTGATTTAATTGTTCCTGTTTGTAAACACGCCGATGCTAAGAATGCTGGTATTGCACCCCCACGGGGAGTAGAACCAGAACGAGTAGGTTTTAGCGATATTGTTGAAGATACCGATGGTTCTATTCGGCGGAATTTGATATCAGTTAATGTGGCTCAGTCCGAGATTTGCCAAAGCCCTTATTCCTTGAGTTGGCAATTATCTCTTAAATATTTAGAAGTTGCAGGTATCCAACCGCAGTTAACAGCCAAAAACGAACTACAATTGCGTGATGTAGTCCTAAAACCTCTGCAAAGCTACTCTGGCGGTTATGAAAATGCAGATACCCAAGGCTACCAAATTCTCTTAAATTACCGCTCTCCCCGTCAGATAGCTCAACAAGTTACCGTTACAGATGTACTCTCAGGTCGAGTAAAACCTGACTTAATCAAAGACCGCATCGTTTTAATTGGTTCTACAGCACCGAGCTTAAAAGATATTTTTAATACACCATACACTACTGGCAAAGCCGATGACGCTGGTAGGATGGCAGGAGTAGAAATTCACGCCCAAATTATCAGCCAAATTCTGGGCGCAGTTTTGAATAACCAACGTCTGTTTTGGTTTTTGCCTGGGTGGGGTGAAGTGCTGTGGATAGGTGGCTGGTCTGTAGTGGGAGGATTTTTAGCTTGGCGCATTCGCCACCCATTAGGTTTAGGATTGGCAGAAGGTGGATCTTTAGCAGCCTTATTTGGCATTAATTATGTCATTTTTACCCAAGCTGGATGGTTTCCTGTAATTTCTCCCGCATTGAGTTTAGTAGTTGCAGCTGGTAGTGTCCTTGCTTATAGTGCCTATCAAAGTCAACAAGAAAAAGAGAAGATTTTACAACGGGTGCAAGAGCAAAAAGATTTAATTGCTCAGTTACAAGCATACGCTTCGCAAAACCCAAACAGACAAGCTCAGTCCATGACAATTGCTCCCACAGTTTACCCTATGGGGCAAACAATAGCGCTGAATACAGTACTCAAAAAACGCTACAAAATTACTGACAATTTAGGTACTGGGGGATTTAGCAATACTTATATAGCCCAAGATATCCAACGTCCGGGAAGTCCTGTTTGTGTTGTGAAACAAATGCGTCCAGCCAGCCAAGATGAACAATATCTGAGTGTACTAAGACGCTTATTTAATAATGAAGCATATATTCTGGAAACTCTGGGTAAGCACCCACAAATACCCTATTTATTAGCTTTCTTTGAAGAAGATCAGCTATTTTATTTAGTCCAAGAATTTATTGCTGGTCATCCCTTATCAGAAGAATTAACTCCAGGAGTACCTCGTTCACTGGCTGATGTGATGAGTATACTTAAGGAAGTTTTGCAAATCCTAGTTTTCGTTCACAGCTACGGTGTAATTCATCGAGACATCAAACCTAATAACTTGATGAGACGAAAAGCAGATGGACACATTGTTTTAATTGACTTTGGTGCAGTCAAACAAGTCCAACCCCAAATGCAATCAGAGGAACAGGAAAATCAGACTATTGCCGTTGGTACGCCAGCTTATGCACCCGGCGAACAAATGAGCGGGATGCCCAGACTCAACAGTGATATATATGCTTTGGGAATAGTTGTGATACAAGCCTTAACTGGAGTTAATCCTAAAGTTTTCCGCAGAGATGTCAATACAGGCGTGGTAATTATTCCCATCACATCGGAGAGTGGTGAACAAATTTGGAAATATTGGTGGGAACTCGCAGACACCACCGAAGCATTAACCAAAGTGGTAGATAAAATGGTACAACTTGACTTCACCCAAAGATTCCAATCAGCAACAGAGGTGCTGAATATTGTGGAAAGTTTATAG
- a CDS encoding sensor histidine kinase: MNGKIFLPKQEITIHDLKPSNIQTYCQLQSEQLTNHCPILLARIVYYDCFTQKHQEVINYAKNQEPLSRHNLAYLRSQSWLKDFPPVGQVYEFSIQYSNLFAYICPTGYRKEKAEYIQIVAEKPISENVQEYIQKSAMLLSNYADIYLDYGRQKSEIKLLEQVLHRVGHQLRSYLALVGLYAHNLCFSLKQSPEYEQATIIRDSIEDIDNNLTELINCGQGEKLKVTPQDLRNLVVESIKTLQPLLDDKQAKISIPETSTTLLIDYLQLKQVFNNILSNAVYFSPDSGTITCSWQIFQTEVLIKISDQGQGLSPEDMQKIFTPFYTRRPGGTGLGLTIAKKIILDHHGNLWAQSVAEGGAQFCIILPRTQNI, encoded by the coding sequence ATGAACGGGAAAATTTTTCTACCAAAACAAGAAATTACTATCCATGATTTGAAACCATCAAACATTCAGACATATTGCCAATTGCAGTCTGAACAATTAACTAATCATTGTCCAATTCTATTAGCTAGGATTGTCTATTATGATTGTTTTACTCAAAAACACCAAGAAGTAATTAACTATGCGAAAAATCAAGAGCCATTATCGCGTCATAATTTAGCATACTTACGTTCACAATCATGGCTAAAGGATTTTCCGCCAGTAGGACAAGTGTATGAGTTTTCCATACAGTATTCAAATTTATTTGCATATATTTGTCCTACAGGTTATAGGAAAGAGAAAGCCGAGTATATTCAGATAGTTGCAGAAAAACCTATTTCTGAGAATGTCCAAGAATATATCCAAAAATCTGCTATGCTCCTTAGCAACTATGCGGACATATATTTGGACTATGGTAGACAAAAATCGGAAATTAAACTGCTAGAACAAGTGCTGCATCGAGTGGGACACCAATTGCGGAGCTATTTAGCTTTGGTGGGGTTGTATGCCCATAATTTATGCTTTAGCTTAAAACAAAGCCCTGAATATGAACAAGCAACAATCATTCGTGACAGTATCGAAGATATAGATAATAATCTCACCGAACTGATAAATTGTGGTCAAGGAGAGAAACTCAAAGTTACACCACAAGATTTAAGAAATTTAGTAGTAGAAAGTATCAAGACTCTACAACCTCTACTTGATGACAAGCAAGCGAAAATATCAATTCCCGAAACTTCTACCACCTTGTTAATTGACTACTTACAACTAAAGCAAGTTTTTAACAATATATTAAGTAATGCTGTGTATTTTAGCCCTGATTCTGGCACGATTACTTGTAGTTGGCAAATTTTTCAAACAGAAGTGTTAATTAAAATTTCCGATCAGGGTCAAGGACTTTCACCAGAAGATATGCAGAAAATATTTACACCTTTTTACACTCGCAGACCAGGAGGTACAGGACTAGGTTTAACTATTGCCAAAAAAATAATCTTAGACCATCACGGAAATTTGTGGGCGCAAAGTGTAGCAGAAGGTGGAGCGCAATTTTGTATAATTTTGCCTCGAACCCAGAATATATAG
- a CDS encoding response regulator, with translation MASDNPLTVLLVEDNERFRQGLRTLLSFYHGNGSLPLEIVGEANSLEQVLKLTADKSPDLILLDLQLVGSDGISVLFSLKQIGYSGKVLVLSAHQEDEWVFRAMQAGASGYVFKNHLATQLCEAINTVTKSEIYLPSEVASRFFRFFQAYSDSCLRACHQLHLTEREQEVLYWLTQGASNEEIAKHLYVTIATVKAHLTSIFEKLKVNSRTQAIVTALKLGLVKA, from the coding sequence ATGGCTAGTGACAATCCTTTAACGGTTTTGTTGGTAGAAGATAACGAACGATTTCGCCAAGGCTTGCGGACTCTGTTAAGTTTTTATCATGGTAACGGTTCATTACCTCTAGAGATAGTAGGTGAGGCTAACTCTTTAGAGCAAGTCTTAAAGTTAACAGCAGATAAATCACCAGATTTAATTCTACTGGATTTGCAACTAGTAGGTAGTGATGGTATTAGTGTTTTATTTTCCTTAAAACAAATTGGTTACTCTGGTAAAGTCTTAGTTTTATCTGCTCATCAAGAAGATGAGTGGGTTTTCCGTGCTATGCAGGCGGGAGCATCTGGTTATGTGTTTAAAAATCATTTGGCGACTCAACTATGCGAAGCTATTAACACAGTAACTAAGTCAGAAATTTATCTACCTTCAGAAGTTGCAAGTCGATTTTTCAGATTTTTCCAGGCTTATTCCGACTCTTGTTTGCGTGCTTGTCATCAGCTGCATTTAACAGAGAGAGAGCAAGAGGTTTTATATTGGTTAACTCAAGGCGCATCTAATGAAGAAATCGCCAAGCATTTATATGTAACTATAGCAACAGTCAAGGCTCACCTCACCAGTATTTTTGAAAAGCTGAAAGTTAATAGTCGGACTCAAGCTATAGTGACTGCATTGAAGTTAGGACTCGTGAAAGCTTGA
- a CDS encoding substrate-binding domain-containing protein: MTSFGGFYREYACAYNNPLSCDRPLETAQELKGAKFCLECGFPATLPEQAEIKGNGGTYQVNNYLGVRGYGRLYTGVQIKDKQPVEIKEYLLPNRCFNEQESLQRKQVFQRVGGVKLADSRVQNFRLINTIEAIADEKADRCYLISQKIEASQTLNQYLTEKGKMSALQVREVLNQTLQTLEFLHSQKLRFPSNQIQDGIAHGNLNLDSILIKLTNNQQFYIYLCDLAIWENLFIPPAITQPAPAQKEKDLESLGLVAFYLLAGRTVDYSNQPLDPRDSQQWSTTDAYLKQFIERLMGLGTPFTSAEAARQALIQLPKEGQANNSSSSAEDAPENQKFKKLLLWLLILALLVLGGGIAYYFWRDAGDDNSKYLQWSSLLRLFSDVPNVSPGRFNYAGERTGTWSVIIRQQVDNAVLENVLTNPIPNAQAIFQYNPVASNLQNLDRPITVVKTGNNNFAITSVTNNITDELDKKPVAYDGLLVYVEFSKRDTNLASALEGKITLEQLRQIYTGKITNWQQINSKLPNVKITPYKPTEPEAISKFQEIVLKNDPQDIALFTNNVTAQDTTSTQNQIRQEILNTTKSGIIAFGILSKTKGQCTGYPLAIANGNTTAIQPLFQKRDRRPINTADDLCQHDDYFFDVDTFKTYPLGYPIFVVYPRDNSLPPAGSKFSEILTTRQGQCLLNKVGLVPLQPIPDAIKNYACQSLP; the protein is encoded by the coding sequence ATGACATCATTTGGTGGATTTTATCGAGAATATGCCTGTGCGTATAATAATCCTTTAAGTTGCGATCGCCCATTAGAAACGGCACAAGAACTTAAAGGTGCTAAATTTTGTTTAGAATGCGGCTTTCCTGCTACTTTACCAGAGCAAGCTGAGATTAAAGGCAATGGGGGTACTTATCAGGTAAACAATTATTTAGGTGTGCGGGGTTACGGACGTTTATATACGGGTGTGCAAATTAAAGATAAACAGCCTGTAGAAATTAAAGAATATCTCTTACCCAACCGTTGTTTTAATGAACAAGAAAGTTTGCAGCGTAAACAAGTATTCCAAAGAGTAGGCGGAGTAAAATTAGCCGATAGTAGAGTCCAGAATTTTCGTTTAATTAATACTATAGAAGCTATTGCCGATGAAAAGGCAGATCGTTGTTATTTAATTAGTCAAAAAATAGAAGCATCCCAAACCTTAAATCAATACCTGACAGAGAAGGGGAAGATGTCAGCATTGCAAGTCAGAGAGGTATTGAATCAAACTCTCCAAACTCTCGAATTTCTCCACAGCCAAAAATTGCGTTTTCCTTCCAATCAAATCCAGGATGGAATAGCTCACGGTAATCTTAATCTCGATAGTATTTTAATTAAACTTACTAATAATCAACAGTTTTATATATATCTTTGTGATTTAGCTATTTGGGAAAACTTATTTATTCCTCCAGCTATTACCCAACCTGCACCAGCACAAAAAGAAAAAGATTTAGAATCTTTAGGATTGGTCGCATTTTATTTACTAGCAGGACGTACCGTCGATTATTCTAATCAACCCCTTGACCCTAGAGACTCTCAACAATGGTCTACTACAGATGCTTATTTAAAGCAGTTCATCGAGCGATTAATGGGTTTAGGTACACCCTTTACCAGTGCAGAAGCGGCTCGGCAAGCACTTATCCAATTGCCGAAAGAGGGTCAGGCAAATAATTCATCATCATCGGCTGAAGATGCACCAGAAAATCAGAAATTTAAAAAACTTTTACTGTGGTTATTAATCTTAGCGTTATTAGTGCTAGGAGGCGGAATCGCTTATTATTTCTGGCGAGATGCAGGAGATGATAATAGTAAATATCTCCAATGGTCTAGCTTGTTGCGGCTGTTTTCTGATGTACCTAATGTTAGTCCGGGTAGATTTAATTATGCAGGGGAGAGAACGGGAACATGGAGTGTGATTATTAGACAACAAGTTGATAACGCGGTTTTAGAAAATGTATTGACTAATCCTATTCCCAATGCACAAGCAATATTTCAATACAACCCTGTAGCATCAAATTTACAAAATTTAGATAGACCGATAACAGTAGTAAAAACAGGTAATAACAACTTTGCTATTACGAGTGTGACTAATAATATTACAGATGAGTTAGATAAAAAACCTGTTGCTTATGATGGATTACTGGTTTATGTGGAATTTAGTAAGAGAGATACTAATTTAGCAAGTGCGTTAGAGGGAAAAATTACTCTTGAGCAATTGCGGCAAATTTATACTGGGAAAATTACCAATTGGCAACAAATTAATAGTAAGCTGCCAAATGTGAAAATTACACCTTATAAACCAACTGAACCAGAAGCCATTAGTAAATTTCAAGAAATCGTTCTCAAAAATGACCCGCAAGACATAGCTTTATTTACTAACAATGTCACCGCACAGGATACTACCAGCACTCAAAACCAAATTCGTCAGGAAATCCTCAACACAACAAAAAGTGGGATTATTGCTTTTGGGATTCTAAGTAAAACTAAAGGTCAATGTACTGGATACCCATTAGCGATCGCAAATGGTAACACCACAGCCATTCAACCCTTATTTCAAAAACGCGATCGCCGTCCTATCAACACCGCAGATGACCTATGTCAGCATGATGACTACTTTTTTGATGTTGATACTTTTAAAACTTACCCTTTGGGCTACCCTATATTTGTAGTTTATCCCAGAGACAATAGCCTTCCACCAGCCGGGTCTAAATTTTCTGAGATACTAACTACTCGTCAGGGTCAGTGTTTACTTAATAAAGTAGGTCTTGTCCCTTTACAACCCATACCTGATGCTATAAAGAACTATGCCTGCCAATCGTTGCCCTAA
- a CDS encoding FHA domain-containing protein produces MPANRCPNPSCEYFNRALPNSAKVCPWCSTPLGNVVAPTPTPSRPNSPQPIPQQVTPQQPVHPSPPVTPQPTYQPPVEDRTNYQQRPPVQPIQPTYNPQPPRLPLLKFIHSSGREFQWSGEAGFIGRRSKTVNIPPEIDLTGIPNEGIVSRRHARVSWDWSQSSYMIVDMSTNGIYLNGTALSPGVQYRLMNGDLLQFGQENLVRFSVYVM; encoded by the coding sequence ATGCCTGCCAATCGTTGCCCTAATCCTAGTTGTGAATATTTTAACCGCGCCTTACCTAATAGTGCTAAGGTTTGTCCTTGGTGTTCCACTCCTTTAGGTAACGTAGTAGCGCCTACACCCACACCAAGTAGACCTAATTCTCCACAACCCATTCCCCAACAAGTTACCCCACAACAACCTGTCCATCCATCGCCACCAGTCACACCCCAGCCAACTTACCAACCCCCCGTTGAGGATCGGACAAACTATCAGCAAAGACCACCCGTACAACCAATACAGCCAACCTATAATCCCCAGCCTCCCAGATTACCACTACTCAAGTTTATCCACTCGTCTGGTAGGGAATTTCAATGGTCTGGAGAAGCAGGTTTTATTGGTCGCCGCAGTAAAACGGTAAATATTCCACCAGAAATTGATTTGACTGGTATCCCCAATGAAGGTATAGTTTCCCGTCGCCATGCGCGAGTTTCTTGGGATTGGTCGCAAAGTAGCTACATGATTGTTGACATGAGTACCAATGGTATCTATTTGAACGGAACGGCTTTGAGTCCTGGCGTGCAGTATCGTCTAATGAATGGTGATTTATTGCAGTTTGGTCAAGAGAATTTGGTGCGGTTTAGTGTGTATGTGATGTAG
- a CDS encoding DUF928 domain-containing protein: MKLQLWASCLLVSLACLPLNFVTHKKVLATNPVVEIAQNSGAYNQAMRLGYTETRRRNYRRALGYFQQALQLRPNDKYATAAVRNVQGYMQRRTSLISFVPGRPGRLRAAASRGSCFLNGVSAIPLIPSNKEAQLTTAAHPTFFFYIPQTPKPIQGLEFVLRDNESVTPLYKKTFQPVGQAGIVSVTIPAQQASLKTGKSYNWSFSMICDVQNRDQDLFMKGKIERVQDENLNQQIQETKQPLDQAIIYATAGFWENALSTLANLRRQRPNDPEVKKYWTDLLSSVELSEVADQPLLSCCTAQE; the protein is encoded by the coding sequence ATGAAACTTCAACTTTGGGCAAGCTGTCTGCTTGTTAGCTTGGCGTGTCTACCTTTAAATTTTGTCACTCACAAGAAAGTTTTGGCAACAAATCCAGTTGTGGAAATTGCCCAAAATAGTGGCGCTTATAACCAAGCTATGCGACTCGGTTATACTGAAACAAGACGTAGAAATTATCGCCGCGCTTTAGGATATTTCCAGCAAGCACTGCAACTACGCCCCAATGATAAGTATGCCACAGCAGCCGTAAGAAATGTGCAAGGCTACATGCAGCGACGCACTAGTTTAATTAGTTTTGTTCCTGGTAGACCTGGGAGATTAAGAGCTGCTGCATCTAGGGGAAGTTGCTTCTTAAATGGAGTATCGGCTATTCCGCTTATTCCTAGCAACAAGGAAGCACAACTAACAACAGCAGCACATCCTACATTCTTTTTCTACATTCCCCAAACACCTAAACCAATACAAGGGTTAGAATTTGTTTTGCGTGACAATGAAAGTGTAACACCTTTGTATAAAAAAACTTTTCAACCTGTAGGACAAGCGGGTATTGTCAGTGTTACTATCCCCGCACAACAAGCATCATTAAAAACAGGGAAATCTTATAACTGGTCTTTTTCCATGATTTGTGATGTTCAAAATCGGGATCAAGACCTATTTATGAAAGGTAAGATTGAACGTGTGCAAGATGAAAACCTTAATCAACAGATACAGGAAACCAAGCAGCCATTAGACCAAGCAATTATTTATGCAACGGCTGGATTTTGGGAAAATGCCCTCAGTACCTTGGCAAATTTACGCCGCCAACGTCCTAACGACCCCGAAGTTAAAAAATATTGGACTGACTTACTTAGCTCTGTAGAATTGTCAGAGGTTGCAGACCAGCCGCTTTTATCTTGTTGTACTGCACAGGAGTAA